The following coding sequences lie in one Fusobacterium russii ATCC 25533 genomic window:
- the cbiD gene encoding cobalt-precorrin-5B (C(1))-methyltransferase CbiD, translated as MEEKELRNGYTTGSCAAAGVKVALEALIYGKKSEEVEIVTLNNTLLKIPVQKLRKRNNFASCAIKKFAGDDPDVTDGISICVKVKLLEKLPQIPRGAYYDNCVIVGGRGVGLVTKKGLQIAIGKSAINPGPQKMIKEVVDRILEDSEFKALIIIYIPEGRQKALKTYNPKMGVIGGISVLGTTGIVKAMSEEALKKSMFVELKVMREDKNRDWVIFAFGNYGERHCQKIGLDTEQMIIISNFVGYMIESAVKLGFKKIVMLGHISKAIKVAGGIFNTHSRVADARMEIMAACAFLVDEKSENIKKILESNTIEEACDYVEKNEIYSLIANRVAKRMQEYARADIEVSAAIFSFRGETLAESQNYERMVGECFASKK; from the coding sequence ATGGAAGAAAAAGAATTAAGAAATGGATATACAACAGGAAGCTGTGCAGCAGCAGGTGTTAAAGTTGCTTTGGAAGCCTTAATCTATGGTAAAAAATCTGAAGAAGTAGAGATAGTTACTTTAAACAATACTTTACTTAAAATTCCAGTTCAAAAATTGAGAAAGAGAAATAATTTTGCAAGTTGTGCAATAAAAAAATTTGCAGGAGATGACCCTGATGTAACTGATGGAATAAGTATTTGTGTAAAAGTAAAATTGCTAGAGAAACTTCCACAAATTCCTAGAGGTGCCTACTATGATAATTGCGTAATTGTTGGTGGAAGAGGAGTAGGACTTGTAACTAAGAAAGGTTTACAGATAGCTATTGGAAAGTCTGCAATAAATCCCGGTCCACAAAAAATGATAAAGGAAGTTGTGGATAGAATTTTGGAAGATAGTGAATTTAAAGCTTTAATCATAATTTATATCCCGGAAGGAAGGCAAAAGGCTTTAAAAACTTATAATCCTAAAATGGGAGTTATAGGCGGAATCTCAGTTTTAGGAACAACTGGTATAGTAAAAGCTATGAGTGAAGAAGCACTTAAGAAATCAATGTTTGTTGAGCTTAAAGTTATGCGAGAAGATAAAAATAGAGATTGGGTAATTTTTGCTTTCGGTAATTATGGAGAAAGACATTGCCAAAAGATAGGTCTTGATACAGAGCAGATGATAATAATAAGTAATTTTGTTGGCTATATGATAGAAAGTGCTGTTAAGCTCGGTTTTAAAAAAATTGTAATGCTGGGGCATATAAGTAAGGCAATTAAAGTTGCAGGTGGAATTTTTAATACGCATAGTAGAGTGGCTGATGCAAGAATGGAAATTATGGCTGCCTGTGCCTTTTTAGTTGATGAAAAATCTGAAAATATAAAGAAAATTTTAGAATCAAATACTATTGAAGAGGCTTGTGATTATGTAGAGAAAAATGAGATATATAGCTTAATTGCAAATCGAGTTGCAAAAAGAATGCAGGAATATGCAAGAGCAGATATAGAGGTTTCAGCTGCAATATTTTCATTTAGAGGAGAAACCTTAGCTGAAAGTCAAAACTATGAAAGAATGGTTGGTGAATGTTTTGCTAGCAAAAAATAA